The nucleotide window AAGAGCGCAACGACCCCGCTGCGCGCGAGGCCGTCGCCCAATCGCCGGACGTTCGGGTCATCGAGCGGCGCGGGATAGACACCGAGCACCACGATCACCGCCGGCGCTTGTCGGGCGAATGCCGGCAGGTAGAGATCGCCGCTCGCGCGCTCCTCATTCATGCTCCACGTGAAGACGCGGGAAGCGGGAGGCAAGGTCAGGGCGACCGAAGGGCGGATCGGCTGAAAGACGAGAAGGTCGGGCACGAGCAGCGCTGTGCGCGCCGCGGCAAGGAGTGCGCGCGGCCCGACGGCGATCCCGCAAAAGACGAGGAGGCTTCCGAGCGCCGCCGCGAGCAGCGCCCGGCGAAGGCAGGACGGCGGCAACGGCTTCATCGGGTGCTCGCGGCGCTCGATGCTCCTTCCTCGCCGTCTGCGCCGGCGCGCCTGCTCGAGGGGAGCCCTGCTGCGAGCGTCTTGCCGGTCACGGGGCGCTCACTATCAGCGGGCGCTGTTTGCTCGCCGCGCAGACCGCGCCCACGTCTGCTGGATCGCATAGGCGAGCGAGAGCGCGGCGCCAAAGGCGAGGCCAGCGATCCACGCGGCCGCGCCATACTGCTCGGCGGCGGCGCCAAAGAGATTGAGCATGATCCACTGCGGTAGCCGGCCGATCAGCACGCCGATGAGAATGGAGCGGACTGGCGCGGCGGTGAAGCCGGCGGCGTAATAGAGGGCGTCGCCGAGAGGAGGAAGAAAGACGGCGATCCAGACGAGCGGCGAGCGGGCGGCGCCGACGCGGTCGATAGCGGCGAGCGCGGCGCCATTTGCGAACCGGCCGACAATCGGCCGTCCGAGCTTGCGCGCGAGCAGGAGTGCGGTCGAGGCGCCGAGCAGGCCGCCGATGATCGTCAGCGCGAGCCCGCCCCAAAACCCGTAGACATAGGCCGCGACATAGCCGACGACCGAGTTCGGGATCGGGGCGATCACGATCTGGAGAACAGAGAGAACGAGGACGACCGCGGGACCCGCCGCGCCGAGCCCCAGCACCCAAGCGCGCAGCGCTTCGAGGTCCTCATCGATCCAGGGGAGAGTGCTGCGCAAAAGATAGGTGACTACCGCGCCGGCGGTCAGCATGATCACGAGGGCTGCCGGCAGCAGCAGCTCAGGACGGACAAATCGGCGGAGATCCAGCACGCGACGCTCCTTGCCTCCTCGCGCCGGGCGACCGGACGATCCGGGGGCTACCACCCGCGCAGACGAAACCTCTCCTCTCGCTCCCTATGGTAAGGTACGCCTCGCGGCAGCTGGAAGAGTGGGGGGAAAATCGCCGGAACCGGTCTCGTCGTTGCCGGCGTTGGGGAGGCGGTCAGCGGGTCGTTGGGTGGGCCCCGTTTCCGGCTGTGATCGTCGCGCTTTCCTTGGCGTGGTTCTCGCTGCCGCGCGCT belongs to Dehalococcoidia bacterium and includes:
- a CDS encoding VTT domain-containing protein, with product MLDLRRFVRPELLLPAALVIMLTAGAVVTYLLRSTLPWIDEDLEALRAWVLGLGAAGPAVVLVLSVLQIVIAPIPNSVVGYVAAYVYGFWGGLALTIIGGLLGASTALLLARKLGRPIVGRFANGAALAAIDRVGAARSPLVWIAVFLPPLGDALYYAAGFTAAPVRSILIGVLIGRLPQWIMLNLFGAAAEQYGAAAWIAGLAFGAALSLAYAIQQTWARSARRANSAR